In Peptococcus niger, the genomic window GCCGGCATTTGCATGAATGCCCGGCAACGATGACCACTCCGCTGATCATCCTGGCGGTATTCGCCATTTTCGGCGGCTTTGTAGGCGCCCCCTTTATTCAAAATGGTTTCGCGTCCTATATTTTTTACGGACAGGCGCATCATCCGGAAGCGAATTGGTTTGTCATCACCGTTTCAACCCTTATGGCTTTCGGCGGGATTTTCCTGGCCTACCTGGTTTATTACAAGAAAACCATTTCCGCTGCAGCTGTTGCCCAGCGTTTCAGCGGCATTTATACCATCCTGTACAATCGGTACTATGTGGACGAATTTTACGGCTGGGTTTTCCATCAGCTCGTACTCGGCTTTTCCAAGTTCTGCAAGTTCTTTGATGAAGTCATCATTGACGGTTTCCTCGACTTCTTGACAGTGGTAACCAAGTGGAGCGGGTCGAAATTGCGTCGCACAGAGACCGGGAATCTACAGACCTATGCTCTGGTCATGTTTGCTGCTGTGATCATCTTGGTCCTGTGGAAAGCTATTCCGATGTTGGGAGGGATATAAATGGGCTTCCCGATTTTATCAGTCATTTGTTTTATGCCGATTTTAACGGCGCTCATTGTGTTCTTTATTCCGGAAAGCAATCTGAGTTTGTTGAAAAAGGTGCCGATTGTTATGATGGGTGCCAATTTGCTGCTCAGCTTATACTGCTTCATCAGCTATGATGTGGCAGCCGGCGGGTTCCAATTCTCGGAAAATATCCCGGTGGTAAAGGATTTGGGCATCAACTACATTATGGCAGTTGACGGTATATCCATGCCCTTGGTGCTGTTGACCAGTTTAATCATCTTCGCCGGGACCTGCATTTCCTTTGACATGGACATGCGGGTCAAGGAATTCTACATTTTCTTGATGATCCTGGTGACCGGGGTTTACGGCGTTTTCTTAACGCAAAACCTCCTCTTCTTCTATATTTTCTTCGAATTTGCCCTGGTGCCCATGTACCCGCTCATCGGGATTTGGGGCTCCAAGCGCAAAGAATACGCCGCTATGAAATTGGTCCTTTACTTGCTGATCGGTTCAGTTTTTGTCTTGATTGGCATCATCAGCATGTACCTGTATGCGGCACAACCGGATGTACTCGGCGCTTACACCTTGGACATGCAAACGCTCTTTAACATTGACTATCCGGTTGACTTGCAAATTTTCGTCTACGGCTTAATGGCCCTTGGGCTTGGCTTCCTGGTTAAAATGTTCCCCTTCCACACCTGGAGCCCCTTGGGGTATGCTGCCGCACCGACGGCTGTTTCCATGCTCCACGCCGGCGTTATCGTTAAGCTGGGGGGTTACGGGCTGATTCGTCTGGCCGTTTCCTGCTTCCCGGATGGGGCCCATTTCTGGGCGCCGGTAATTGCCATTTTGTGTATGGTGAACATTGTTTACGGGGCCTGCATCGCCCTGGTGCAACACGACTTGAAGCTCCTCGTCGGGTATGCCTGCGTGAGCCATATGGGCTACATCCTCTTAGGGGTAGCGACCTTAAACGCCCTGTCCCTGTCCGGGGCTGTCAGCCAAATGGTTGCCCATGGCTTGATGACGAGCTGCTATTTTGCGCTCATTGGCTATATTTACCACCAGGCCGGTACCCGCGACCTGACCCGTTTCCAGGGGCTGGCCAAGCAAATGCCAAGAATGGCCGTTGCCTTCAGCATGGTTTCTCTGGCCTGCTTAGGCTTACCGGGTATGTTCAACTTTGTGGCTGAATTCCTGATTTTCATGGGTTCCTTTACCTCTGAAAAAGTTATTTTCGGCTTCATCAGCTACAAGGTCTTGTCCATCATTGCCATCAGCGGGATCGTCATTACGGCCACCTACTGCTTGCGCGCTGTGCGCCGGATGTTCATGGGCCCGCGCGATCCGCAATGGGATTATCTGCGTGATATTCACGGCATTTACCTGGTTGCACCAATCGTTCTCTTGGGCGGGCTCCTGGCCTTTGGTCTTTGGCCTTACCACATTACGGATATGGTTCAATCCGGTGTCGCACCGATGTTGGTTAAATTATCACAATCCACGATGGGAGGGATTTTCTAATGGGATTCTTTGCTAATATTTTCCCGGAACTTTCCGTCGTCGTTTTGGCCATCCTGCTGATCATCCTTAAGCTGGTCACCGGGTGCCGGCAGGGCAAGGTTTACGGTTACCTCTCCATTGCTTGGTTGGCGGCCACTATTGTCATCATGCTCCTTAACCCGCCGGAAGGCGTGTTGACATGGGGCAGAATGCTCTACATTGATACCTACGCAACGTATTTTCGCGTGATTATCTTGATTTCAGCCATTTTGGTTCAGCTGGCCTCCATCAGTTATGTGGACAAATTGGGCTATCGTAAAGCTGAATTCTTTGCCCTTTTGAACTTCTGCCTGCTGGGGATGATGGTCTTTGCCGCCGCCGGCGACCTCATCACCATGTACCTGGGCTTAGAAGTGATGACCATGAGCTTTATCGTCTTGATTGCCTTTGTGCATTACGATAACTTGGCCACAGAAGGCGGCATGAAGTATTTGATCTTATCGGCCATGTCTTCTGCCGTCATGCTCTTTGGTATGAGCGTGGTATACGGCTATTTCGGAACGACTATTTTTGCCGATATGGTCGCCGGTCAAGGGATCAGCGCTCAATCGCCCTTCCTCATGATGGGGATTTTGATGATTGTCTCCGGCTTTGCCTTTAAGATCAGCGCCGTGCCCTTCCATATGTGGGCACCGGATATTTATCAGGCAGCACCGACGCCGGTAGCCGGCTTTTTGGCCGTCGGTTCTAAGGCAGCGGCCTTGGCCCTTTTAGCCCGGGTTCTGATCATCCTCTTCCCGGATTACCAGGAAATGTGGGCACCGGTTCTCGTGGCCCTGGCCCTCTTGTCGGTTATCTTCGGTAACTTGGTTGCCATTGTTCAGAAGGACGTCAAGCGGATGCTGGCATATTCTTCCATTGCGCAAGTCGGTTACTTGCTCTTGGGGATTTTAGCCGCCAGCCATTTCGGCGCCATGGCCATGATGTACTACATCACCGCCTATGTGTTTGCCAATACCGGCGCCTTCATTGTGGTGAGTGCCTGGGAAGAAAAACTGGACAGCACCTGGCGGGACGATTACATTGGCATGAGCAGTCGCGCCCCGTTTTTGGCCGCAGCGATGTTTGTTTTCTTGGTCTCCTTAGGCGGGCTCCCGCCCATGGGTGGTTTTATCGGGAAATTCCTGCTGTTCACTGCGACCATTCAGGCAGAATACCTCTTGGTTGCCTTGATTGCCTTGCTGATGAGTATGATCAGCGTCTACTACTACTTCCTGGTGGTAAAGGCCATGTATGTAACCAAACCGGCGGAAGACGCCGACTTGAAACACGTTTCCATGAGCAAGGGCATTCTCGTTGCTTTGGTCGTGTGCGTGGTTATGAGCCTGGTCTTAGGGCTTGTCTTCGGGCCGGCCGTTGATCTGTCGATGACAGACGCCAGCTCACTGTTTATGTAAAATAAAGACGGCGGTATCCGCCGCAGGATAAAAGCCGATTCCTTTTGGAATCGGCTTTTTTATATTTAAAAGCAGAGGATAATTAACTAAAAAGTGTTAAAATCGTATTTTTTATTGGCAGACGGGTCATTTTATGTTATTATGAATATGCCTTAAAAAAATAAAAGAGATAAGAACTATTAAACTCCACAGGAGAAAGGAGCCGGCTGATGATAGAATTCAAAAATGTTGAAAAAATTTATCCCGGCAATACCGTTGCGGTAAAAGATGTTAACCTTGTTTTGGAAGACGGATCTTTTAACGTTTTTATCGGTACGAGCGGCAGTGGTAAAACCACTTGCCTGCGCATGATTAACCGGATGATTGACCCTACCGGCGGTCAAGTCTTGATTGACGGCAAGGCGACCACAGATATCAACGAAGTGGCGCTGCGGCGGCAGATTGGTTATGTGATTCAGCAAATAGGTCTCATGCCCCATATGACGATTTACGAAAACATCGTTATGGTGCCGAAGTTGTTAAAATGGCCGGAAGAAAAAATGCGTGAAGTGGCGCTGAAATTAATGAAACGGGTGAATCTGCCGGAAAGTTATTTGGATTTGTACCCCAATGAGCTTTCCGGCGGCCAGCAACAGCGTGTCGGTGTGATTCGCGCCCTGGCTGCGGACCAGGAGATCATCCTGATGGACGAACCCTTTGGCGCTCTGGATCCCATTACGCGGGATTCGCTGCAAAACCTGGTCAAACGCCTGCAGCAGGAAATGGGCAAGACGGTTGTTTTTGTTACCCACGATATGGACGAAGCCTTGACCCTGGCGGATCAAATTGTCATCATGGACCACGGCAAGGTGGTGCAAAAGGGGAGCCCCAACGATATTCTTGCCCATCCGGCCAATGAATTTGTTACTGACCTCATCGGCGAAGACCGGTTGCGGCAGGCGCAGTTTAACATTTCTACCGTGAAAGAGATCATGTACACCAAGCCCATCACCATCGGCCCTGATGCGAGCCTTAGAGAGGCTGTTTTGCTGATGCGTGAAAAACGAGTGGACTCCCTCTTTGTGACGGATTCGGATGGCGTTTTGATTGGCTATTTGGATATTTTTGAAGTCGAGCACATCCGTCAATTAAAGGGCACAGTCCGGGATCATATGAAAGACTGCTACTATCTGCCGGAAGATGAAGTGGTCCGCGAAGCCATTTACGTCATCAACACGCTGGGCTTTAAGAACTTGGCTGTGGTTGACGACCAAAATCGGCTGACGGGCATTATTACCCGTGCCATTGTGGTGGATTTAATTTACGACAGCATGTGGGGAGACGATGACGACTGCTGCATCGGTAAAGATATCGTGCAGATGACGTCCACCGATGAGACGACCGATACAAGGGAGGCCTAGCCCATGTGGACTTTTCTAGTCGATAATGCCGGCCTGCTCCTGCAAAAAACGGGGGAACATTTTCTCATCTCGGCGATTGCCCTGGGCCTTGGGGCCGCGGTGGCCATTCCCTTGGGCATGTTTTTGACCCAGTTTCGCCGCTTTTCCGGACCGATCATCGGCTTTGCCTCTATTTTGCAGACCATCCCGTCTCTGGCCCTCTTGGCGCTGATGATTCCCCTTTTCGGGGTGGGGCGGGTGCCGGCGATTGTGGCCCTGTTCATTTACTCTTTATTGCCCATTTTGCGCAATACCTTTCTAGGGCTCAACAGTGTGTCGCCGAATATTGTTGATGCGGCGCGGGGCATGGGGTTGACCCGTCACCAGCGGATGGTCCGCGTCCGCTTGCCTTTGGCGGCACCGGTCATTATGTCCGGCGTTCGCTTGTCGGGCATTTATGTGATTGCCTGGGCGGCCCTGGCCTCTTATATCGGGGCCGGCGGCCTGGGGGATTTCATCTTTACCGGGCTGAATGTGTACAATAAAAATATGATTATTTTAGGCACCATCCCGGTGACCCTTTTGGCGCTTTTGGCAGATGTCCTGCTGGGCCTTCTGGAAAAAGCAGTGACCCCGCGGACCAGGAGTCGGGTAGAAAAGGAGGCGGCGTCTTGATGACTTTAAAAAAATGGATTGCCGGCCTTTTGGCCCTGACTTTTTTGCTAACCGCCGGCTGTGCCCTGCCCGGTCTGGGGACTTCAACCCGGTCCGGCATTGTCGTGGCCAGCGGCAGTTATGCGGAGCGGCAGATTATGAGTGAGATGACCGCTGAAATGATCCGTCATTATATGCCGGATGTGAACGTTTCCGTCATCAACAACCTGGGCTCTGCCACCTTGGTCAACCAATCCCTGGTACGGGGTGACGCCAATGTGGCCGGTTGCATGTACACCGGGACTTCCTTGACCGGCGAATTGAACATGCCGCCCATTACTGACCCGAAAAAAGCCTTTAAAGCCGTCGTGGACGGATACGACCAAAAGTTTGACTGCAAGTGGTACGATTCTTTCGGCTTTGCCAATACCTATGCCTTTATGGTGGCCCGGGACCTGGCGGAACGGGAACACCTGACCA contains:
- a CDS encoding ABC transporter permease; the encoded protein is MWTFLVDNAGLLLQKTGEHFLISAIALGLGAAVAIPLGMFLTQFRRFSGPIIGFASILQTIPSLALLALMIPLFGVGRVPAIVALFIYSLLPILRNTFLGLNSVSPNIVDAARGMGLTRHQRMVRVRLPLAAPVIMSGVRLSGIYVIAWAALASYIGAGGLGDFIFTGLNVYNKNMIILGTIPVTLLALLADVLLGLLEKAVTPRTRSRVEKEAAS
- a CDS encoding NADH-quinone oxidoreductase subunit N; protein product: MGFFANIFPELSVVVLAILLIILKLVTGCRQGKVYGYLSIAWLAATIVIMLLNPPEGVLTWGRMLYIDTYATYFRVIILISAILVQLASISYVDKLGYRKAEFFALLNFCLLGMMVFAAAGDLITMYLGLEVMTMSFIVLIAFVHYDNLATEGGMKYLILSAMSSAVMLFGMSVVYGYFGTTIFADMVAGQGISAQSPFLMMGILMIVSGFAFKISAVPFHMWAPDIYQAAPTPVAGFLAVGSKAAALALLARVLIILFPDYQEMWAPVLVALALLSVIFGNLVAIVQKDVKRMLAYSSIAQVGYLLLGILAASHFGAMAMMYYITAYVFANTGAFIVVSAWEEKLDSTWRDDYIGMSSRAPFLAAAMFVFLVSLGGLPPMGGFIGKFLLFTATIQAEYLLVALIALLMSMISVYYYFLVVKAMYVTKPAEDADLKHVSMSKGILVALVVCVVMSLVLGLVFGPAVDLSMTDASSLFM
- a CDS encoding complex I subunit 4 family protein translates to MGFPILSVICFMPILTALIVFFIPESNLSLLKKVPIVMMGANLLLSLYCFISYDVAAGGFQFSENIPVVKDLGINYIMAVDGISMPLVLLTSLIIFAGTCISFDMDMRVKEFYIFLMILVTGVYGVFLTQNLLFFYIFFEFALVPMYPLIGIWGSKRKEYAAMKLVLYLLIGSVFVLIGIISMYLYAAQPDVLGAYTLDMQTLFNIDYPVDLQIFVYGLMALGLGFLVKMFPFHTWSPLGYAAAPTAVSMLHAGVIVKLGGYGLIRLAVSCFPDGAHFWAPVIAILCMVNIVYGACIALVQHDLKLLVGYACVSHMGYILLGVATLNALSLSGAVSQMVAHGLMTSCYFALIGYIYHQAGTRDLTRFQGLAKQMPRMAVAFSMVSLACLGLPGMFNFVAEFLIFMGSFTSEKVIFGFISYKVLSIIAISGIVITATYCLRAVRRMFMGPRDPQWDYLRDIHGIYLVAPIVLLGGLLAFGLWPYHITDMVQSGVAPMLVKLSQSTMGGIF
- a CDS encoding ABC transporter ATP-binding protein, with the translated sequence MIEFKNVEKIYPGNTVAVKDVNLVLEDGSFNVFIGTSGSGKTTCLRMINRMIDPTGGQVLIDGKATTDINEVALRRQIGYVIQQIGLMPHMTIYENIVMVPKLLKWPEEKMREVALKLMKRVNLPESYLDLYPNELSGGQQQRVGVIRALAADQEIILMDEPFGALDPITRDSLQNLVKRLQQEMGKTVVFVTHDMDEALTLADQIVIMDHGKVVQKGSPNDILAHPANEFVTDLIGEDRLRQAQFNISTVKEIMYTKPITIGPDASLREAVLLMREKRVDSLFVTDSDGVLIGYLDIFEVEHIRQLKGTVRDHMKDCYYLPEDEVVREAIYVINTLGFKNLAVVDDQNRLTGIITRAIVVDLIYDSMWGDDDDCCIGKDIVQMTSTDETTDTREA